In the genome of Cydia pomonella isolate Wapato2018A unplaced genomic scaffold, ilCydPomo1 PGA_scaffold_33, whole genome shotgun sequence, the window CAGGGGTTTCTTGTTATTGTACTACAATCCCCGCATTCGCGGCCGGACTAGTGCTTAGGCAATTTGTTTACTAGCTGCCTGACTCGTTAATCAAAGCTTTCCAGTTGTTATTCCCATCTGCCTATTCCGAGAATTAATCAAATGATTAAACCATAATCAGTAACTTGTTAGAAAGGTGGATTCTTGCAATTTATTGACTTGCCTAGTTGACTATATTTGTTCTAAGATTGCGTTCTTTTGAGTAATAGGTGTTAAGGGTTTTGTTAATATTTGGATTAGTTTAGAGTAGATAGGTGTATTGAGATAGATAGTTTTGAGTCTAAGTATTTTGTTAAATAGTAAATAGGCGGAAAAGCttctattttttcctaaacttcCAAAGTTTCAGACAGTAGCAATATTTATGCACATGTGGATAAGGGTGGATCACCTTTTTTTGTTGTTACTCTGTCCCGTCAGCCAGGTGATAGTTTGTTAGAAGAAAAAGAAATGTTCTActttctactaatatgctagaTGACCCATTATGACTAGGGCAGTAGGGCCCATTATAACtgctataaaaatgtatgtttggtAGTTTTAAAAGCCATACAATAAGGGTTTTAAGAGTGATCCAggctacataaataaatcatggcAACGATTTATTGTCATTGTAGttattcttacaaaaaaaatcttacattaAAACGGTATCATATGGAGGTTGACAGtcatctttaggtatttactttgCTTTGACATAACTTAAAATGGGACACGCATGTCACCAAAATTACCAAGAGACCAAATTCTATGCTGTATATGATCCGAAAAGCATTCCATGCAATTACTAAGGATCCATTTATTAGAATAGTCATACCTGCGTCCTTTACTTGAGTATGCTTTCCAGATATGGTCCCCCTACTTTAAAAAAGGACATCACTTTGCTAGAAAAAGTACAGCGAAGAGCAACTAAAATGGTTGCTTCATTGAAAGACAAGCCATACGAAGAACGGCTCCAGGAATTAGGTCTTACAACATTGGAGGACAGAAGGAAGCGAGGCGATCTTATTGAGACATAAAATCTTGTCTGGACACTactatgttaatcaaagctttCCAGTTGTTATTCCCATCTGCCTATTCCGAGAATTAATCAAGTATTAAACTCTTtaaaaatagactagatacacattttagaatgttaaaaagtgctaaataaacacaagtgctgtgatatacacgcatcagctccaagagctgcttgtgtatcaaataaaataataaattataagtggataaaaaacaataattaactTAAACATTACTCAAACTAAACGTATACCAATTTTACTATACAATTCTAATATGTTTAAACATATCAAGGCAGAATGTAAGGTTGAGAgaatactaaaaactaatcaAACCTCCATGTACTAGCAACCCTAGGAAAAACTTCTTAccaaatcgtgtagtaaatgtgtggaactctctaccagaaaatgttgttagtgcaccgtcGGTGAACTCTTtaaaaatagactagatacacattttagaatgttaaaaagtgctaaataaacacaagtgctgtgatatacacgcatcagctccaagagctgctagtgtatcaaataaaataataaattataagtggataaaaaacaataattaactTAAACATTACTCAAACTAAACGTATACCAATTTTACTATACAATTCTaatatgtttaattttgttatgcTATTACTCAgatattaaaagaaataaatatcagGAGACaacttacacagatcaacctcgcccctaactaagcaaagcttgtactatgggtactaggcgacagtatatacatatttatagataaataaCACAAACACCTTACCGGGATTGAAGCACAGGACCATGATGGGCTTCAGATGATCAGTAACAGGTTGTTTGTAGATATTAACATGTATagtagggttcaaaagtgcttggacaagttatgaatgaaatcattcctAAATTGTCCCTAcaaatttgaacctgatggtaCAACATAGATCTCATTACTatcaatacatattaattatatttgtacactagaaataaaataatcgaAAAATTCAGTCGTGATTTGAAGGTCAAAATGTCTTTACTCTTCGACGAGTCTTTGAAATcaattgattatatttttaaatttgttgggaTATATTTGGACCGTACAATTCTTAATACCGCCGAGCATATAATAAAATTTCGATCTTTGTATATAATAAACTTCCTTTGGCTGATCACGGATGTAACTGGAGAAATATTATGGATCATACAGGGCGCTCGACATGGCAAAAGTCTAATCGAATTGACTTATATAGCGCCCTGTACAACATTCTGCATACTTGCAAACATAAAAGCCCTCTCCCTGCTTCTTAATGACGATAAAGTGAAGCAACTATTCAAGCAACTTCGAGACATGgagaataatattaatattggcGATGAAATAGTTAAGAAGAAAATCGTTGCTgaagaaaaaaagtttttaaggGCTGTTATAAAGGCTTTGAGTGTAGTCAACGCTCTTACACTGATATTGTTTAGTGTGAGCCCGGTATTGTTCATGGGATTAGAATATAAGAAGTCGGGACAGATTGAACTGGTACTACCGTTCCTGATTGTTTATCCGTTCAATCCTTATGACATCAAATACTGGCCGTTTGTATACATGCATCAAATTTGGTCGGGTATGTCtacttttttatcttttaaagttttaaacttaaatatttttttgcaaaaaatgaTATTACTTGTTAGATGGTTAGACTCGTTAGAGAGCTGGATAAAGATAAagagatagtttatttttaagtaggcatattaataTTACCACATAATGCGCATCAATCCCAGAATCAGAGCACACACCTTCATTTTGGCGTTCTAAATGTttccttaagaggaaaggggacggccgtttctccatacaaacgtagtcttcattttcctctctggatattgacattatggaaaatatttttacataatttgatatatattaaccataaatatgcccctacgtttgactttttttaaattaggagcgaaaaagcGATTTcattcatacaaattttgaacttctcctaattcttataattaaaaattcgaaaaaaatcaaacgtagggctatagctgtagttgatatacaacaaaaagtgtcaacatattttcaataacgttagtatccagagaggaaaatgaggactacattggtatgaaaaggcgatttcacaCGGGTCAGAAAATCTCGTATATGGGTCGGAATTTATTCAAGGTCAAAGTTCACAGAAATCGGTTAAGCatatgaataaatgtatgggaTGTAAGTAGTCACAAATTCTCTATATTTTTtactcaaatataaacataattgGAGCCACAAAAACCTTGATAAATGGTAAAAGGgggaaaattattttcattgtcaTGTTTCTGACCAcactgtcacgcttgtattggtggcttctaacaaatatgtaaatataaaaaaagagtcTAGTGCTATTGCATAGCTGTAGAATTTGATCcgagaaaaattaaaactaaaaattatcccatacaaaaaaactaCACTCCGTCTCATTTTTAGGGAGAAAAAACACTACCACGAAAAGAATTTAGACCCAAAAACCGATTTTTTTGATATGAACTGTTCTGAGGATGGAGCCAAAAGGAAAATTAGGAGAATAGCGGAACTTTCCAGGAGATACTAAATCTACTATAAAACTCTTCCACTGTTAAAGCTAACCAGTTGTTACCTTTGTAGCTGACCTGCAAataaaagggtcgtataattctaattggcacctgagcgcgggctagtccaacgctcaaaaaaccagtgaaCGGTGCGCTCTCcaataacgcgcctttgttccgcatatcgaggacacattttagactggttcggtatcgttcgactcgccggcactcagtgaccgtatagggaccacacaagaaatcagaaattatttttccatttgttcattttgaatcttatttcaattaccataggaattctaattaaataaccgggTAAAGTTACccggccctttttttgcaggtaagtggcacgcgcggctttagttaacaatagacaaaggataagccgttgggggccagctacaaagctaagaACTATACCATCTGTGAATCTAATACACTTTATCTACAGTACTGTGTCTATGAAAGTTACAGTGTATTTGATTTACAGGGTACAATATTTTgtgtcatattattatttatttactcacttatttaatctaattttccAGCAAACTTAGTGGTTACCCAATTCGCTGGAACCGACTGCCTCTTCTATACATGCTGCACTAGCATCTGCACGCAGTTTCGCTTGCTGCACCATGATATCGAAACTATCATCCCTGAACGTAATTTTGGCGAAAATGAGTTTTTGGAAAAGTTTAAGAAGTTAGCTACTCGTCATGAAGGCATCATGCAGTTTGTATTCTCATAATATCTTTAAATAGTCTTGCTATCTGAAAATCTTCActtctatgtctttatttttctctaattgggctgatttttattttgttgtcgaATATTCTTTTTTCCTTAGATTTGGATAATATTGAGCTGGTTTGAAGAGCTCTAAGAGAATAAATAAGATATCAAAACTTGCTcagaaaaaaagtaattttccgTTGAGTTATGAAAATACCGTACGTTTTCACCCCATCTCTTCCACCCCTTCCCAGAAAATAAGCCTTTAAATGACTTAGTCGTTTATCAAATAGCCCCAACGATTGGCTTTCCCTTTGAATTGCTTACCCATTCATTTGACTTAGCTATAGGAAGGGGTTTCCCTATCAGAGATACCTGCACTGAAATAAAAGGGTATCCCCTTTCTAattcaaaaattataacaacgcgctagacacccaatccttcactttaaacataaataagcaatatttgattttaCTTTTACAAAGAGAAAGTTTTAGATGGCATAagcattataatttataaccgaTACCCCTTCAAGAGGTTAGCACTTAGGAACGGGTATAATAGGGAACTCTATCTACCTATCCaccaaaattttattaaattctgaCGAAAACATTGTCAATAACTAAAATGAAAATCGGTCCAATTAGGTTTTGTTTTTCTCAATGGTTTTAGGTCAGTGATTCAATTGGAAAGCATCTATACGAAATCGACATTATTCAATTTCGTGTCAAGTTCATTCCTGATTTGCCTGACGGGATTTAACGTCACGGTATGTGTATCATTTGTTCTGTTTTTCTCTTGATGCTCGATTCTAAAAACGACAAAATAGTTCATTTAAATGATTTAGAATTTAGAACGGGACCAtcacgtttaattttaattttacgccATTACATTAAAACTCAAGTAgtaaagcgttttttttttctaggctATAGGCGACATAGGATTCATGTTGTCCTTCCTCTCCTTTTTGCTGACGAGTCTGATGCAGATTTACCTACTCTGTTTCTACGGAGACATGGTTATGACAtcggtaatatttttttaaaaatattttccatatttcataatttatttttaagtaaatacttcATATTTGAAAAACGCATAAATTAATAGCAATGTTTTTTAACTCATTGAACGTTATATAAAAACCATCACTCACACCAGTCACACCACACGCCAAGATTATGGAGCCAATAAAAAACTTACTAATATAAAACATGAAGGTCCGAGTTACTCACAACCTCACAAAATGTCTAAAATCATCATGACTACTTTTAACAATACCTAATTCTATTATTACCCACCTTGAAAAAGCACCATTTCTGAAAATGACCACTTAGAAATGTATGCATTTTAAATCGATCACTTTCCAAAATGACCGTCTCTTTAAATGATAACTTTTAGAAATGCCCAGTTCTTGAATGAACCACTTGTGGCGAAAGCCATTTCTTCGATGAACTACTTCTGTAAATGGTTGGGCTAACAAGTAGAATTAAAGACATTAGctgttatattttaataaacacatACACAACATAACATACACACATAACATACTAAAGTAAAGGCGATATTCGAGAGATAGCGTACTACCTACATAGATTTATAACGCAAGCATAGATTCCAAGTccgtacatccctagtgaagccactTCAACTGCgactcgcagtactcaaggtcgagtcagtttgtgtacacctcccggttgtaaaataaaaatacaggaaAGATGGCTATTTGTGCGGTGAATGGGTGTGATATCTCatcactaaataaaatcaaatcgcctaatattacatttcacgcgtaagtatcaAATTTcatatgatatttttacgtaatcgtaaatacaaaaaaaaacagggtTTTGTTTTTTGAGAACCATACAAACTGTTTATACACCTACAGTATAGCTCCCATGCCCCAAACGTCCCACATCCCACCGTTTTTGCTCATGGCACCTCATTAAGTAGAGCTATGCTTTGAGCATcttcaacttcttcaacttcaacatttattcagcaaatagaccataagggcacttttacacgtcaacatggaatttacatacaagcaaaaataagcacatcaacaattataaaatacaattcattgaaaatattaatgcaaactaaagtattattgtttaaagaaaaagtaagtaaaatgttACTGTTACTTAGagataaaaaactaaaataataataataaaaatgcagggcagcttgtggcgagtaactaagctgttggggagtaacaatcccacggacccgagtgctccagagagtcggtcagggtctccgtctccggcgtgtcatATAAAAAGCGGCCCTTaccgagatttgaacccgggaccatcggctttataggaagggtcactacccactaggtcagaccggtcgtcattaaataaactaattttatgCTTGTAACTAATTAAATGATAAACTAAACGTCAACCGAAATATTCTGTATATAGGTAAAGTacgtttttcatacaaatataataatattgaatgtTGTTTTATCCGACAGAGCATGGAAGTGAGCAACGCCATGTACAATTCGAAATGGTATACAGTGAGCGCGAGAGCAGCAAAGCATCTGTATGTTGGACAAATGAGGTAGGTACTTATCCTTATCCAAATATATACTAAAGCAATTAGTATTCGTTTCCTATACAgaagaaattaatttattgctGGGCTTTTCggaaattttatgtttttggtgGTATACACgtattaatacatttaataataaataatgatttggATTATTTTCAGGGCACAGAAACCCTCCAAGTTGACGGCGTTCGGTTACGCCGACGTCAACTTGAACGCGTTCAGAAAAGTAAGCTATTTCTGATATTACAACATTAGGTACAAttgctttttatttatgatgCGAAACGAACGCAGCTTCTTCAatgccatgaaaaaaaaatccccacTTGTTACCAATTTTAGCTAGGCAATCTATCCATAGGCAAAAGCAAAATCTTTAATGAAACTGTAtcaatttttaaagtgcatgaTCTCTAATTAAACTATGTAGACTGAAATCGAACACCTGTCTTTTTTTGCAGATATTGAGCACGGCTTGTTCATACTTCGCTCTTCTGCAAACTATGGAGAGCCCGACGCAAGCGTAGTTCGTCACTCCAGTTGTAGTTCTAGAGCACAGATTTTCATTTGACTCGTTTAGATTAGACCCACGCGGCCCACG includes:
- the LOC133534009 gene encoding putative odorant receptor 92a isoform X1; this translates as MSLLFDESLKSIDYIFKFVGIYLDRTILNTAEHIIKFRSLYIINFLWLITDVTGEILWIIQGARHGKSLIELTYIAPCTTFCILANIKALSLLLNDDKVKQLFKQLRDMENNINIGDEIVKKKIVAEEKKFLRAVIKALSVVNALTLILFSVSPVLFMGLEYKKSGQIELVLPFLIVYPFNPYDIKYWPFVYMHQIWSANLVVTQFAGTDCLFYTCCTSICTQFRLLHHDIETIIPERNFGENEFLEKFKKLATRHEGIMQSVIQLESIYTKSTLFNFVSSSFLICLTGFNVTAIGDIGFMLSFLSFLLTSLMQIYLLCFYGDMVMTSSMEVSNAMYNSKWYTVSARAAKHLYVGQMRAQKPSKLTAFGYADVNLNAFRKILSTACSYFALLQTMESPTQA
- the LOC133534009 gene encoding putative odorant receptor 92a isoform X2, yielding MSLLFDESLKSIDYIFKFVGIYLDRTILNTAEHIIKFRSLYIINFLWLITDVTGEILWIIQGARHGKSLIELTYIAPCTTFCILANIKALSLLLNDDKVKQLFKQLRDMENNINIGDEIVKKKIVAEEKKFLRAVIKALSVVNALTLILFSVSPVLFMGLEYKKSGQIELVLPFLIVYPFNPYDIKYWPFVYMHQIWSANLVVTQFAGTDCLFYTCCTSICTQFRLLHHDIETIIPERNFGENEFLEKFKKLATRHEGIMQSVIQLESIYTKSTLFNFVSSSFLICLTGFNVTSMEVSNAMYNSKWYTVSARAAKHLYVGQMRAQKPSKLTAFGYADVNLNAFRKILSTACSYFALLQTMESPTQA